A genomic window from Cotesia glomerata isolate CgM1 linkage group LG7, MPM_Cglom_v2.3, whole genome shotgun sequence includes:
- the LOC123269101 gene encoding uncharacterized protein LOC123269101: MDPPKLNFEIKTNLAESNVKRDDRIVEKQARVSAGLSGLTKLMSMSLQLPQDQKLAMLEILGGVSRILADLQHEESEIRRSLILKNIDPSKRDILKSTVAGELLFGKSLEEKFKAAKLLESTSKKIKSVAQTSTTQEPKNLKGPTRRTSQRSQYNSMTSGQKSTPVQKYRSHKQPKKSYPQSKK, from the coding sequence ATGGACCCACCTAAACTCAACTTTGAAATAAAGACCAACCTGGCAGAGAGTAATGTCAAAAGAGATGATCGAATTGTTGAAAAACAAGCTCGAGTTTCAGCAGGTCTTTCTGGATTAACTAAGTTAATGTCTATGAGCTTGCAACTTCCACAGGATCAGAAGTTAGCAATGTTAGAAATACTAGGTGGTGTTTCCAGAATCTTAGCAGATCTTCAACATGAGGAGTCTGAAATTAGAAGAAGTTTGATCTTGAAAAACATTGATCCTTCAAAGCGTGATATACTTAAGTCTACAGTGGCGGGCGAGTTGCTGTTTGGCAAAAGTCTGGAGGAAAAATTTAAAGCAGCTAAACTTTTAGAGTCAACgtcaaagaaaattaaatcagtGGCTCAAACAAGCACTACCCAAGAGCCAAAAAACTTGAAGGGCCCGACTCGTCGCACATCACAGAGGTCACAGTACAACTCGATGACGAGCGGGCAGAAATCAACACCAGTTCAGAAGTACCGGAGCCACAAGCAACCGAAGAAGAGTTACCCGCAATCGAAGAAGTAA